From the Corythoichthys intestinalis isolate RoL2023-P3 chromosome 13, ASM3026506v1, whole genome shotgun sequence genome, one window contains:
- the LOC130928665 gene encoding zinc finger protein 862-like: MKEASTIFRPWQGSCLMLTRLWCCRNGVPSRNTSTFKDKNQAEVLSLLASECDEWGQIYPLLSHLAGVALVIPVSSVNCERDFSTMNRVKSDLRNRLQGEHLAACLRVSINGPSPEAFNFGRAMEIFFIKAKKN; this comes from the exons ATGAAGGAAGCATCCACAATCTTCAGACCTTGGCAAGGAAGTTGCTTGATGTTGACGAGACTTTGGTGCTGCAGGAATGGCGTTCCTTCAAGGAACACTTCAACATTCAAG GACAAGAACCAAGCTGAGGTGCTGTCTCTTCTGGCCAGTGAATGCGATGAATGGGGACAAATCTACCCATTGCTGAGCCACTTGGCAGGAGTTGCTCTGGTCATTCCAGTCTCCAGCGTCAACTGCGAGAGGGACTTCTCCACAATGAACAGG GTCAAATCAGACCTCAGGAACAGACTGCAAGGAGAACACCTTGCTGCCTGCCTGAGAGTCTCCATAAATGGACCAAGCCCTGAAGCGTTCAATTTTGGAAGAGCTATGGAaattttcttcataaaagccaagaaaaattaa